Proteins encoded within one genomic window of bacterium:
- a CDS encoding efflux RND transporter periplasmic adaptor subunit has product MRKIRLALITSTLALALLSGCSSKDSGKDSPAKTEGKPPVAVEILKVSGENTSSGIDVVGTLEQKFSADVKSEVRGRITALHVTQWVNVRKGQPLAEIDASEPRLALERAKAAIEGAKAQEAVARAQAEVAKSQAIGSRSLEETARAGLMGAEVDAERSEREYQRLKNLRESGLATQQSLDEGLSALDAAKARVRAAKSQIESTVSQIASAQAQVAAAEAQARAASAQVAASLEDMKQLETQIAKATIVSPLDGTVSERFMNVGDLPGDAVIMRVVDNSLLNLTVNVPSQAISSVKAGQTLSFSTDSLPGETFEGKVMFINPSADPADRSLRVTAEVRNSPPRLRGGLFVKGRIVTGAKENVILLPRGALVYWDVPSKKGEVFVVTGTTAKKRSVTTGAAGGDTVEIVTGLFAGEAVVLRGGFNLVDGDVVSVSEARGAK; this is encoded by the coding sequence ATGAGGAAAATTCGTCTGGCTTTAATTACGTCAACGCTGGCCCTGGCCCTCCTTTCCGGGTGCTCTTCAAAAGACTCCGGCAAGGATTCTCCCGCCAAAACCGAAGGGAAACCGCCGGTGGCCGTGGAGATACTGAAGGTTTCGGGGGAAAACACCTCTTCGGGAATCGACGTTGTCGGAACTCTCGAACAGAAATTCTCCGCCGACGTAAAGTCGGAGGTGCGGGGAAGGATAACCGCCCTGCACGTAACCCAGTGGGTCAACGTCAGGAAGGGCCAGCCCCTCGCCGAGATCGACGCGAGCGAGCCCAGGCTTGCCCTCGAAAGGGCCAAGGCGGCCATCGAGGGCGCAAAGGCGCAGGAGGCGGTAGCCAGGGCGCAGGCCGAGGTTGCGAAGTCTCAGGCCATCGGCTCCAGATCCCTGGAGGAGACCGCCAGAGCGGGACTGATGGGCGCGGAAGTGGACGCCGAAAGGAGTGAGAGGGAATACCAGCGCCTTAAAAACCTCAGGGAATCCGGGCTGGCGACGCAGCAGAGCCTCGACGAGGGGCTTTCCGCCCTCGACGCCGCAAAGGCGCGGGTGAGGGCCGCCAAATCGCAGATAGAATCGACGGTCTCGCAGATAGCTTCCGCGCAGGCGCAGGTGGCCGCCGCTGAGGCTCAGGCCCGCGCCGCCTCCGCGCAGGTCGCGGCTTCCCTGGAAGATATGAAGCAGCTTGAGACCCAGATCGCAAAGGCGACAATCGTCTCCCCCCTTGACGGAACCGTCTCCGAGCGCTTCATGAACGTCGGGGACCTCCCCGGCGACGCCGTGATAATGCGCGTGGTGGACAACTCCCTCCTCAACCTGACGGTAAACGTCCCCTCGCAGGCGATCTCGTCGGTAAAGGCCGGACAAACCCTTTCATTTTCGACCGATTCTCTCCCCGGCGAGACCTTCGAGGGCAAGGTGATGTTCATAAACCCCTCCGCCGACCCCGCCGACCGCTCGCTGCGGGTGACCGCCGAGGTCAGGAACTCCCCGCCCAGGCTTCGCGGTGGCCTCTTCGTCAAGGGAAGGATAGTCACCGGCGCGAAGGAGAACGTGATCCTTCTGCCGCGCGGCGCCCTCGTCTACTGGGACGTTCCCTCCAAAAAGGGCGAGGTTTTCGTGGTCACCGGAACTACGGCTAAAAAACGGTCCGTCACCACCGGGGCCGCCGGCGGCGATACGGTCGAAATCGTCACCGGCCTCTTCGCGGGTGAAGCCGTGGTCCTTCGCGGAGGCTTCAACCTCGTCGACGGCGATGTCGTGAGCGTCTCCGAAGCCAGGGGAGCGAAGTAA